One segment of Phaeacidiphilus oryzae TH49 DNA contains the following:
- a CDS encoding discoidin domain-containing protein, producing MKWTVGAVLMAAIGLGSWGLAETVLHNGDRARNAVQSDTSTTGPTDHRTPGQALRISAAQEFSPLAPPIAGGDVHFAIDGKSATPWITSHYDGYPDFGNLPSRKEGGGIWVDLGSVQRVTGVEVDFPVAGQSVDLRALPKDAGDPSGADLSSWTKVLSKSGQAGTTLDVTLPHPVQTRYVLVHLSALPPMPGGGSTYRGGISEIKVFGRPGA from the coding sequence GTGAAGTGGACGGTGGGCGCGGTTCTGATGGCCGCGATCGGACTCGGCAGCTGGGGCCTGGCCGAGACGGTCCTCCACAACGGCGACCGCGCCCGCAACGCCGTCCAGTCCGACACCTCCACCACCGGCCCCACCGACCACCGCACCCCCGGCCAGGCGCTGAGGATCTCCGCCGCCCAGGAGTTCTCCCCGCTGGCCCCGCCGATAGCGGGCGGAGACGTCCACTTCGCGATCGACGGCAAGAGCGCCACTCCGTGGATCACCTCCCACTACGACGGCTATCCCGACTTCGGCAACCTCCCCTCCCGCAAGGAGGGCGGCGGAATCTGGGTGGACCTCGGCTCGGTCCAGCGGGTCACGGGGGTGGAGGTGGACTTCCCGGTCGCCGGCCAGTCCGTCGACCTCCGTGCCCTGCCCAAGGACGCCGGTGACCCCTCCGGAGCCGATCTCAGCTCCTGGACCAAGGTGCTCAGCAAGTCCGGCCAGGCCGGGACCACCCTGGACGTGACCCTCCCGCACCCCGTCCAGACCCGCTACGTCCTGGTGCATCTGAGTGCGCTGCCGCCGATGCCCGGCGGCGGCAGCACCTATCGGGGCGGGATCTCCGAGATCAAGGTCTTCGGTCGGCCGGGCGCCTGA
- the sigM gene encoding RNA polymerase sigma factor SigM, whose amino-acid sequence MAVTSGPASGPASEEPAPSDAELLALHIAGEHEAFGELVRRHRDRLWAVALRTIGDREEAADALQDAMVAAFRAAHTFQGRSAVTTWLHRIVVNACLDRARRSAVRQTRPLEDEQSLDAAVEPAEGADVSAERSEVRHEVAAALALLPVDQRAALVLVDLQGYSVSEAAAVLSVPNGTVKSRCARGRARLLPLLAHLRANAVPPDAVSRETGAVSRETELPPRPPLHAVPQTAVSRETAPHGTERTTGRNHGGGPSVPPPQDHRRDARSTGGDTSA is encoded by the coding sequence ATGGCAGTGACGAGCGGACCGGCGTCCGGACCGGCGTCCGAGGAGCCCGCGCCGTCCGACGCCGAACTGCTGGCCCTGCACATCGCCGGGGAGCACGAGGCCTTCGGCGAGCTGGTCCGCCGGCATCGCGACCGGCTGTGGGCGGTGGCGCTGCGCACCATCGGCGATCGCGAGGAGGCCGCCGACGCCCTCCAGGACGCCATGGTCGCCGCCTTCCGCGCGGCGCACACCTTCCAGGGCCGTTCCGCCGTCACCACCTGGCTCCACCGGATCGTGGTCAACGCCTGCCTGGACCGCGCCCGCCGCTCGGCGGTGCGCCAGACCCGTCCCCTGGAGGACGAGCAGAGCCTGGACGCCGCGGTCGAGCCGGCCGAGGGTGCCGACGTCTCCGCCGAACGCAGCGAGGTGCGCCACGAGGTGGCCGCCGCCCTCGCCCTCCTCCCGGTGGACCAGCGGGCCGCCCTCGTCCTGGTCGACCTCCAGGGGTACTCGGTGAGTGAGGCGGCGGCGGTGCTCTCGGTGCCCAACGGCACGGTGAAGAGCCGCTGCGCCCGCGGGCGCGCCCGGCTCCTTCCTCTGCTCGCCCATCTCCGGGCGAACGCGGTCCCCCCGGACGCTGTTTCACGTGAAACGGGCGCGGTTTCACGTGAAACAGAGCTGCCGCCCCGGCCGCCCCTCCACGCGGTCCCGCAGACGGCTGTTTCACGTGAAACAGCCCCGCATGGCACCGAACGGACCACGGGTAGGAACCACGGAGGCGGTCCGTCCGTCCCACCACCGCAGGACCACCGTCGAGACGCGCGGAGCACAGGAGGTGACACGTCGGCATGA
- a CDS encoding protein kinase family protein, which produces MVGVAPIRHSGDRIAGRYRLEECISQAGVFTSWRAVDEKLSRAVGVHLLSSGNQRAQQVLAAARSAALFGDLRFVQVLDAVESTTEPARPAQEDDGPADGPQPDGPQPDGALVYVLREWLPRATDLGTLIARAPLEPHEAYQMIRQVSDAMAAAHRRGMAHLRLTPSCVLRSETGQYRINGLAVDAALHGLSAEPGRPGAADAADGPAESAEVRDTRAMGALLYASLTGRWPTEEDRYGIPGLPRGTGEAAPDQIRAGVHRGLSDLAARCLFRDPGRRLAPITTPAELADAVAELPRIRPPQPATVTGAASAPGLTSGVSGVASPLAPNAAPGRGGGHGYPGYAGGGQGAPPRSAPTGPRRPCPAVPARR; this is translated from the coding sequence ATGGTGGGAGTGGCCCCGATCCGGCACAGCGGAGACCGCATCGCCGGGCGCTACCGCCTGGAGGAGTGCATCAGCCAGGCCGGCGTCTTCACCAGCTGGCGGGCCGTGGACGAGAAGCTCAGCCGCGCGGTCGGCGTCCACCTCCTCTCCTCCGGCAACCAGCGCGCCCAGCAGGTGCTGGCGGCGGCCCGCTCCGCGGCCCTCTTCGGCGACCTCCGCTTCGTCCAGGTCCTGGACGCGGTGGAGAGCACCACCGAGCCGGCCAGGCCGGCCCAGGAGGACGACGGGCCGGCGGACGGCCCGCAGCCGGACGGCCCGCAGCCCGACGGCGCCCTGGTGTACGTGCTGCGGGAGTGGCTGCCGCGGGCCACCGACCTCGGGACCCTGATCGCCCGCGCGCCCCTGGAGCCGCACGAGGCGTACCAGATGATCCGGCAGGTCTCGGACGCCATGGCCGCCGCCCACCGGCGCGGGATGGCGCATCTCCGGCTCACCCCGTCCTGCGTGCTGCGCTCCGAGACCGGCCAGTACCGGATCAACGGCCTGGCCGTGGACGCCGCCCTCCACGGCCTGAGCGCCGAGCCCGGCCGGCCCGGCGCGGCCGACGCGGCCGACGGCCCGGCGGAGAGCGCGGAGGTCCGCGACACCCGGGCCATGGGCGCCCTCCTCTACGCCTCGCTCACCGGCCGCTGGCCGACCGAGGAGGACCGGTACGGCATTCCCGGGCTGCCCAGGGGCACCGGCGAGGCCGCCCCCGACCAGATCCGCGCGGGCGTCCACCGCGGTCTCTCCGATCTCGCCGCCCGCTGCCTCTTCAGGGATCCCGGCCGCCGTCTGGCCCCCATCACCACCCCCGCCGAGCTGGCCGACGCGGTGGCCGAGCTGCCCCGGATCCGCCCGCCCCAGCCGGCGACCGTGACCGGCGCCGCCTCCGCCCCCGGGCTGACCTCCGGGGTGTCCGGGGTAGCCTCGCCACTCGCGCCGAACGCCGCGCCCGGCCGCGGCGGCGGCCACGGCTACCCGGGCTACGCCGGCGGCGGCCAGGGAGCCCCGCCGCGGAGCGCCCCCACCGGCCCCCGCCGGCCCTGCCCGGCCGTACCGGCAAGGCGGTGA